The genomic region CTAAAAGGAGGGCTGTTGGAAAGCCGGATTCATTCTTTATGTAAAATAATTCCTATATTTAAATTTTAATATTTAATTTTATACGTATTACTTTTTCATGTGGAAAGCGATCTAACTAAAACATTACAAATGAAATCTTTGACTTGGTTCTTCACTACCTTACTTTTGCTTACTCTGATGCAGACTGGCTGTGATCAAGCCGGCAGGAATAAACTCATGACCAATGAATTAATGGAACTTGACCGTGAGTTTGCCAGGCAGTCAGTTGAAAAAGGTGCACATGACTCATTTTTGGCTTACATAGATGATAGTTGTGTCTTATTGAGGCCGAACCGCACCCCGGTTATTGGCCGGGAAAAGATAGAAGAAATGTTCAGTACACCCGACACATCTTTTACTCTTAATTGGAAACCTTTGTTTGCAGATATTTCCAAGTCCGGTGACCTGGGTTATACCTATGGAATTTATACTGTAGAGATGGACTCACCCGAGGGCACTCTGGTGACGAAAGAAGGCACATATGCCACCATTTGGAAAAAAAATAAACAGGGAAAATGGAAATTTGTTCTTGATACAGGAAACCAGGGATTAGGAAAGAAAACCGGGGAGACTGAATAAGAGATGAGGTTCATTGATGAATACCGCGACAAAGAACTGGTCTTAAAATTATCTGAGGAAATCCGCAAAACTTCCACCAAACCAGTTTCATTGATGGAAGTTTGCGGAGGGCATACCATGTCGATACAGCGTTTCGGACTTCCTTCTTTATTACCGGTAACTATAAGGCTGCTTTCAGGCCCCGGATGCCCGGTCTGCGTTTCAAGCAGGAAGTTTCTTGACCAGGCCATTGCCTACAGCCGATTGCCAAATGTCATTATCACTACTTACGGTGACCTCATCCGGGTGCCTGGATCTACGTCGACACTGGACAGGGAAAAAGCTAATGGTGCAGATATCCGGATTGTATATTCAGTAATGGATTCACTGGAGATTGCCTGTAAAAACCCGGATAAGAAAATAGTCTTCCTTGGCATCGGTTTTGAAACCACATCGCCGGCCAGTGCTGCTGCTATATTAAGTGCTTACAAGCAAAAAATCAGCAATTTTCACCTGTTCAGCTCACATAAGGTCATGCCCCCTGCAATGGCCGCCTTAGTGGATGAAGGAGTCAAGATCAATGGCTATATTGCTCCGGGACATGTCAGCGCCATCACCGGAGTATCAATTTACAAAGACATAGCTGAAAAGTACCATTTAGGTTGCGTAATTGCCGGGTTTGAGCCTGTTGACCTGATGGAAGCTATCTTAATGCTGGTAAGGCAGTTTGAAGATAATGAACCTAAAGTCGAAATCCAGTACCGCAGGGCAGTCAGGCCTGAAGGGAATATCAGGGCCAGGGAAATGCTGGATGAAGTATTTGAATTCCGGGATGACTGGTGGAGAGGCCTGGGTATTTTACCAGCCAGTGGAATGGGAATCCGCGAAAAATATGCTGCATTTGACGCCGAAAAGATGCTGACCGTTGAGGTTGAACCTACCCGCGAAGATAAAGGCTGCATGTGCGGGGAAATACTGAAAGGGCTGAAAAATCCAAAAGAATGCAAACTGTTTGCAAAAAGCTGCACTCCGCAGAATCCGGCCGGCCCCTGCATGGTTTCAAACGAAGGTGCATGCCATGCCTTTTACCGTTATAACAGAAATACTTAAAAAAATGATCAAAAATGATAAAGTGTTGCTGGGTCATGGCAGTGGTGGGAAACTCAGCCACGACTTGGTCAGCGACCTTTTTGTGAAGTATTTCAACAATAATTACCTTGATAAACAGACAGATGCTGCTATTCTTGAATTATCCGGAAACCAGCTATCTTTCACGACCG from Bacteroidales bacterium harbors:
- a CDS encoding DUF4440 domain-containing protein gives rise to the protein MKSLTWFFTTLLLLTLMQTGCDQAGRNKLMTNELMELDREFARQSVEKGAHDSFLAYIDDSCVLLRPNRTPVIGREKIEEMFSTPDTSFTLNWKPLFADISKSGDLGYTYGIYTVEMDSPEGTLVTKEGTYATIWKKNKQGKWKFVLDTGNQGLGKKTGETE
- the hypD gene encoding hydrogenase formation protein HypD, producing MRFIDEYRDKELVLKLSEEIRKTSTKPVSLMEVCGGHTMSIQRFGLPSLLPVTIRLLSGPGCPVCVSSRKFLDQAIAYSRLPNVIITTYGDLIRVPGSTSTLDREKANGADIRIVYSVMDSLEIACKNPDKKIVFLGIGFETTSPASAAAILSAYKQKISNFHLFSSHKVMPPAMAALVDEGVKINGYIAPGHVSAITGVSIYKDIAEKYHLGCVIAGFEPVDLMEAILMLVRQFEDNEPKVEIQYRRAVRPEGNIRAREMLDEVFEFRDDWWRGLGILPASGMGIREKYAAFDAEKMLTVEVEPTREDKGCMCGEILKGLKNPKECKLFAKSCTPQNPAGPCMVSNEGACHAFYRYNRNT